The following coding sequences lie in one Lolium perenne isolate Kyuss_39 chromosome 2, Kyuss_2.0, whole genome shotgun sequence genomic window:
- the LOC127333577 gene encoding uncharacterized protein isoform X1 — protein MERIPAAFVMDWSIDHGRSLRSRHLGAHHQALDADAPGICKLASWPTVPAGVASASSITPAESRVFSKTMLFRLATEFRPAVDDSIRSCIVRSLLPNEVGGWAAADPKQILRRVAAAHGTAGAAPRTSARS, from the exons ATGGAGAGGATCCCGGCGGCCTTCGTCATGGACTGGAGCATCGACCACGGCAGGAGCCTCCGCTCCCGCCACCTAG GAGCGCACCACCAggccctcgacgccgacgccccAGGCATTTGCAAGCTCGCATCTTGGCCTACCGTCCCGGCGGGGGTGGCCTCCGCATCCAGCATCACGCCCGCCGAGTCCCGTGTCTTTTCCAAGACCATGCTCTTCCGCCTCGCCACCGAGTTCAGGCCCGCCGTCGACGACTCCATCCGGTCCTGCATCGTCCGCTCCCTCCTCCCGAACGAGGTCGGCGGTTGGGCGGCGGCGGATCCCAAGCAAATCCTCCGTAGGGTCGCGGCGGCACACGGCACAGCAGGGGCAGCCCCGAGGACTAGCGCTCGCTCTTAG
- the LOC127333577 gene encoding uncharacterized protein isoform X2, which produces MMMQDTSRTDDIRKVNRVLNELAGSRFVVRRLGHPASRQPLSSRRGPIRTREWMELARKAKRRWIWAALQIYNLQRTRTVDTSEYPNRPSLEATS; this is translated from the exons ATGATGATGCAG GATACATCTCGCACGGATGACATCAGAAAG GTGAACAGAGTTTTGAATGAGCTGGCTGGCTCCAGATTTGTAGTTCGCCGACTTGGTCACCCGGCGAGCCGCCAACCGTTGTCCTCACGACGAGGTCCCATTCGCACCAGGGAGTGGAT GGAGCTAGCCCGGAAGGCAAAAAGAAGGTGGATTTGGGCTGCACTTCAAATCTACAACCTTCAGCGTACCAGAACTGTGGACACATCAGAATACCCAAATCGCCCCAGCTTGGAAGCCACCTCCTGA